The Cervus canadensis isolate Bull #8, Minnesota chromosome X, ASM1932006v1, whole genome shotgun sequence genome contains a region encoding:
- the LOC122435446 gene encoding LOW QUALITY PROTEIN: mRNA decay activator protein ZFP36L2-like (The sequence of the model RefSeq protein was modified relative to this genomic sequence to represent the inferred CDS: inserted 1 base in 1 codon; deleted 2 bases in 2 codons) gives MSTTLLSAFYNIDLLCKTEKSLANLNLNNMLDKKAVGTPVATAPSSGFTPGFLRRHSASNLHALTHPAPSPGSCSPKFPAAWPSXGTLKEPSGGGGTALLNKENKFRDRSFSENGERSQHLLHLQQQQKRGGGSQINSTRYKTELCRPFEESGTCKYGEKCQFAHGFHELRSLTRHPKYKTELCRTFHTIGFCPYGPRCHFIHNADERRPAPSGGASGHLRTFSARDALHLGFLREPRPKLHHSLSFSGFLSGHHQPPAGLESPLLLDSPTSRTPPPPSCSSASSCSSSASSCSSASAASTPSGAPTCCTSAAAAAAAALLYGTGGAEDLLAPGAPCATCSSASCANNAFAFGPELSSLITPLAIQTHNFAAVAAAAYYRSQQQQQQGLVPPAQPPAPPSAPLPASAAAPPSPPFSFQLPRRLSESPVFDAPPSPPDSLSDRDSYLSGSLSSGSLSGSESPGLDPGRRLPIFSRLSISDD, from the exons ATGTCGACCACACTTCTGTCCGCCTTCTACAATATCGACTTATTGTGCAAGACGGAGAAATCCCTGGCCAACCTCAATCTGAACAACATGCTGGACAAAAAGGCGGTGGGGACACCCGTGGCCACCGCCCCCAGCTCGGGCTTCACGCCGGGCTTTCTCCGACGGCACTCGGCCAGCAACCTGCACGCACTCACCCACCCCGCGCCTAGCCCCGGCAGTTGCTCGCCCAAGTTCCCGGCGGCTTGGCCTT AAGGCACCCTCAAGGAGCCGTCGGGGGGCGGCGGCACCGCCCTCCTGAACAAGGAGAACAAATTCCGGGACCGCTCGTTCAGCGAGAATGGGGAGCGCAGCCAGCACCTCCTGCACCTGCAGCAACAGCAGAAGCGGGGCGGCGGCTCCCAGATCAATTCGACACGCTACAAAACTGAGCTGTGCCGACCCTTCGAGGAGAGTGGCACCTGC AAGTACGGCGAGAAGTGCCAGTTCGCGCACGGCTTCCACGAGCTGCGCAGCCTGACGCGACACCCCAAGTACAAGACCGAGCTGTGCCGCACCTTCCACACCATCGGCTTCTGCCCCTACGGGCCGCGCTGCCACTTCATCCACAACGCTGATGAGCGGCGACCCGCGCCGTCCGGGGGCGCCTCCGGGCACTTGCGCACCTTCAGCGCCCGCGACGCGCTGCACCTAGGCTTCCTGCGGGAACCGCGGCCCAAGCTGCACCATAGCCTCAGCTTCTCGGGCTTCCTGTCGGGCCACCACCAGCCTCCTGCGGGCCTAGAGTCGCCCCTGCTGCTAGACAGCCCCACGTCGCGCACGCCGCCGCCGCCCTCCTGCTCCTCGGCCTCGTCTTGCTCGTCGTCCGCTTCGTCCTGCTCCTCGGCCTCGGCAGCCTCCACGCCCTCCGGCGCCCCGACGTGCTGCACCTCTGCTGCGGCGGCGGCCGCTGCCGCGCTGCTCTACGGCACCGGGGGCGCCGAGGACCTGCTCGCCCCTGGCGCGCCCTGCGCCACCTGCTCGTCGGCCTCGTGCGCCAACAACGCCTTCGCCTTCGGCCCGGAGCTGAGCAGCCTCATCACACCGCTCGCCATCCAGACCCACAACTTCGCCGCCGTGGCTGCTGCCGCCTACTATCgcagccagcagcagcagcagcagggcctggtGCCCCCCGCGCAGCCCCCGGCGCCGCCCAGCGCGCCCCTCCCTGCCAGCGCCGCCGCGCCGCCCTCGCCGCCCTTCAGCTTCCAGCTGCCACGCCGCCTGTCCGAGTCGCCGGTGTTCGACgcgccccccagc cccccagACTCGCTGTCGGACCGCGACAGCTACTTGAGCGGCTCCCTGAGCTCGGGCAGCCTCAGCGGCTCTGAGTCCCCCGGCCTTGACCCGGGTCGCCGCCTGCCCATCTTCAGCCGCCTCTCCATCTCCGACGACTGA